AGGTGCTCTGCCGGCGGCACTACCGCTCGGGCGACCTGGGCCCGCGCGACTGACCGCTGCGCTCACGCCGTGCGGGGTCGGCGAACCGGTCCGCGATGATCACCGCGCCGGTCACCATGGTGGCCAGCGCCGCGCACGCCGCCACGGGCAGCGCCAGCAGGACGCAAGCTGGCAACAACGCCAGCAGTACGACCACCGCCGCGATCCGGCTGGTCGGCCGGATCCGCCACAGCACCGCCTGGTAAGCGGCGTGCCCGGCGAGGAACAGCGCCGGACCGCCCAGGGTGAACAGCGCGGCGACCGTGCTGGCGTCCGCACCGGGCTCGCGCAGCAGCCGCTCGTCGCCCGCCGCCGTGACGATGATGCCGGCGACCATCACCGGGTGCAGGTAATTGAACGCCACTCGGCTCAACCCGCCGGTGCGTTCACCGGCGCGGGCGATGACCACCGTCGCGGCCGGCGCCGAGCGCGCGAAGTACACCCACCACAGCGCCACCGAGCCGGCGAACGCCAACAGGAACGCCGCCGATGTCACCGTGTCCAGGTGCCGCGTGAGGGTGCTCCCGGTGAGCAGGATCGACTCTCCCAGCGCGATCAGGATGAACGCCTGGCACCGCTCAGCCAGGTGCCCGCCCTCCACCATCCACCGCTCGGCGCGGCTACGCCCCAGACCG
The nucleotide sequence above comes from Micromonospora sp. NBC_00389. Encoded proteins:
- a CDS encoding low temperature requirement protein A; protein product: MTRSESPVVKPVRPWLLRERRGMEPTTSTELFFDLVYIFTVTQLSHYLIEHPDWPGAGRTALLLAMVWFVWVYTAWLTNWLQPNEAPVRALLIGLMLGSLLMSAAIPEAFADTGLLFAVVYATVQMGRTLFALWAVQGQSWLADGFQKTLPWFVGTSVLVVLGGMAGGDVREALWAGAIVIEVIGLSIGFPVPGLGRSRAERWMVEGGHLAERCQAFILIALGESILLTGSTLTRHLDTVTSAAFLLAFAGSVALWWVYFARSAPAATVVIARAGERTGGLSRVAFNYLHPVMVAGIIVTAAGDERLLREPGADASTVAALFTLGGPALFLAGHAAYQAVLWRIRPTSRIAAVVVLLALLPACVLLALPVAACAALATMVTGAVIIADRFADPARRERSGQSRGPRSPER